One Piscinibacter lacus genomic window, CTTGAAGGCCTTGGCATTCATGGCGTGCTTCATCAGCGCATAGATCTCGTCGCTGGTCGGCCAGATGTCGCCCAGGTAGACGTCCTTGCCCTTCTTGCCCTTGCCGACCGGCTGGGTCATCAAGTCCTTGGTGACGTTGCCGGCGATGGCATAGGCCACGACCAGCGGCGGGCTGGCCAGGAAGTTGGCCTTCAGGTTCGGGTGGATGCGCGCCTCGAAGTTGCGGTTGCCCGAGAGCACGGCCGCGCAGACCAGGTCGTTCTTCTGGATGACCTCGTTGATCTCCGGGGTCAGGTCACCGGCATTGCCGATGCAGGTCGTGCAGCCGTAGGCGGCGACATTGAAGCCCAGCTTCTCCAGGTAGGGCAGCAGGCCGGCCTTCTCCAGGTACTCGGTGACGATGCGCGAGCCGGGGGCCAGCGAGGTCTTGATGTGCGGCGCCACCTTCAGGCCGGCTTCGACAGCCTTCTTCGCGACCAGGCCGGCGGCCAGCAGCACGCCCGGGTTGCTGGTGTTGGTGCAGGAGGTGATGGCCGCGATCAGCACATCGCCGTTGTGGATGACGGTGCCGTCGGCGGCGGTGAAGGCCTGGCCCAGCTTCTCGGCCGGCTGGTTGAAGCCGTTGTTCGCGGTCGGCTTGCTGAACAGCTCGCTGAAGGTGCTGGCCAGGCTGCCGAGCTCGATGCGGTCCTGCGGGCGCTTGGGGCCGGCCAGGCTCGGGGCCACGGTCGAAAGGTCCAGGCTGACGACCGAGGTGTAGTCGATCTCGCCCGCGCCCGGCACGCCGTACATCTTCTGGGCCTTGAAGTAGGCCTCGAAGGCTTCGATCTCGGCCTTGCTGCGGCCGGTGCCCTTGAAGTATTCGACCGTCTTCTCGTCGACCGGGAAGAAGCCCATGGTCGCGCCGTATTCGGGGGCCATGTTGGCGATGGTCGCGCGGTCCGGCAGGGCCAGGGTGCGGGTGCCTTCGCCGAAGAACTCGACGAACTTGCCGACCACCTTGTGCTTGCGCAGGATCTCGGTGACGGTCAGCACCAGGTCGGTGGCGGTCACGCCCTCGCGCAGCTTGCCGGTCAGCTCGAAGCCCACCACGTCCGGGGTCAGGAAGTAGACCGGCTGGCCCAGCATGCCGGCTTCCGCCTCGATGCCGCCCACGCCCCAGCCGACCACGCCGATGCCGTTGATCATGGTCGTGTGGCTGTCGGTGCCGACCAGGGTGTCCGGATAGTGCACGGCCGGGGTGCCGCGGGCCGCAGCGGCCTTGTGCACGCCGCGCGCCAGGTACTCCAGGTTCACCTGGTGGACGATGCCGAAGCCCGGGGGCACGACGCCGAAGGTGTCGAAGGCCTGCATGCCCCACTTCATGAATTCGTAGCGCTCCTGGTTGCGCTCGAACTCCAGCTTCATGTTCAGGTCGAGGGCCTTCTTCGAACCGTAGTGGTCGATCATGACCGAGTGGTCGACGACCAGATCCACCGGCACCAGCGGCTCGATGGTCTTGGGGTTCTTGCCCATGGTCTCGGCGACGTTGCGCATCGCGGCCAGGTCGGCCAGCAGCGGCACGCCGGTGAAGTCCTGCAGCACGACGCGGGCGACGACGAAGGGGATCTCATCGACGCGATCGGCCACCGGCTTCCAGTGGATCAGTTGCTCCACATGCTCCTTGGTGACCTTCTTGCCGTCGCAGTTGCGCAGCACGCTCTCCAGCACGACGCGGATCGAGACCGGCAGGCGCGACACATCGACGCCGAGCTGCTTGCCGAGCTGCGGCAGCGAGTAGAAGAGACCTTCCTTGCCCGAGGCAGTGGAGAAGGATTTCAGGGTCTTGGCGAATGCGTGCGCAGGCGCCTTCTTCGCGGGGGCGGCTTTGGCCATGGCTGGAGACTCCGGGGAGCTGGGGGGAAAGGGGGTGCAGGCGGTTGGCGGGGCCGGTTGCTGCACTGCGGCATATTGTCGCAGGCCGATGGGCGAGCGCTCCGTGCGCACCTCAGCGCGCATGCGACAAGGGAAGGGGTTCGCCAGCCCCCGCGGCCAAGGCCGGGCAGGGGCGGCAAGAAGGGACAGGCTTCAACGCGCAGGCTCAAGCAGTGAGCCTGAAGCGGGGGCCGAGGCCGCCTCGCCAGGTGCCGTCGCGGCGACCCGGGTGGCCGCGCCTTCGCGCTGCTCGGCATGCAGACAAAGGTCGGCCAGGCGCTGGCCGGCCTTCTGGTCCAGCATCATCGACTTGCTGGGGATCTGCAACCAGACGACCTGCGCCCGCGCGTCGTGAAGGCGCACGGCGCCGGTGGTGGTCTCCTCCGGCACCATGCGGAAGCTGCGGTTGCCGAAGCGCACATCGAAGTGACCGGCCTGGCCGGCCACCCGCTCGACCTGCACCGACTGGCGGTGTTCGCAGTCGGCCTGGCCGGTGTGGACCCGCTCGGCCGCCGCCAGCTGGCCGGGCGTCAGCGGAAGATCGAGCACCGTGCTTGCACCCGCCGCCGCAGCCGCGCCGGCCGTGGCCGTGGCCGTGGCCGTTGATCGCCGGCTGCTGGGCTTGGCCGCCGCCACCTTGGTGGGCGGCTTCTTCACCGCGCGGGGCTTGGCCGGGGCGGTGGGGGTAGCAGGCGCGGGCGCGGCCGACTGGGCTGCCAGCGGCCCCGTCAACAGCATCAGGGTCAGGGCGCAGGCGGCGGGCAGCAGGCGATTCATGAGACGGCACTCCTTGGGACGGCGTGGCGGATTGTGCTCAATCCCGTGCCGATCCGAGACCGTCCGCGGGCACGCGCACCCAGCCTTCCATCAGGATGCGGGCGCTGCGGCTCATGATGGCCTTGGTGACCACCCACTGGCCGTCGCGCTGCTCGGCTGCCGCGCCGACGCGCAGCGTGCCCGAGGGGTGGCCGAAGCGCACCGACTCGCGCGCGCCGCCGCCGGCGGCCAGGTTGACCAGGGTGCCGGGAATGGCTGCCGCGGTGCCGACGGCCACTGCCGCCGTGCCCATCATGGCGTGGTGCAGCTTGCCCATGGACAGCGCGCGGACCAGCAGGTCCACATCCTGCGCCGCAATGGTCTTGCCGCTGGACGCGGTGTAGTCGGCTGGCGGGGCGACGAAGGCGATCTTGGGCGTGTGCTGGCGGGTGGCGGCTTCCTCGGGCGTCTTGATCAGGCCCATGCGCAGCGCGCCCGCCACGCGGAGGGCTTCGAAGTGCCTGAGCGCGGCCGTATCGCCGTTGATCGCCTCGCGCAGCTCGGTGCCGGTGCAGCCGATGTCGGCGGCCTTGACGAAGACGGTGGGGATGCCGGCGGTGATCATCGTGGCCGGGATCGTGCCCAGGCCCGGCACCTCCAGCGCGTCCACCAAGTTGCCGGTGGGGAAGAGCGCGCCGCCGTCCTCGCCCTCGTCGGACGGGTCGAGGAACTCCAGCACGATCTCGGCGGCCGGGAAGGTCACGCCATCGAGTTCGAAGTCGCCGGTCTCCTGCACCTGGCCGCCGCGCACCGGCACATGGGCCAGGATGGTCTTGCGGATGTTGGCCTGCCAGATGCGCACGGTGCACATGCCGTCCGCCGCCAGGCGCTCCGCCGGGATGAAGCCGGAATGGATGGCGAAGGCGCCGGCCGCGGTGGACAGGTTGCCGCAGTTGCCGGACCAGTCGACGAAGTCCTTGTCGATCGAGACTTGGCCGTAGAGGTAGTCCACGTCATGGCCGGGCTGCGTGCTCTTGGAGAGGATCACGCACTTGCTGGTGCTGGAGGTGGCGCCGCCCATGCCGTCGATCTGGGCGTCATAAGGGTCGGGGCTGCCGATCACCCGCTGGAACAGCCGGTCGCGCGCTGGGCCCGGCACCTGGGCTGCGGGCGGCAGCTCATGCAGGCGGAAGAATACGCCCTTGGACGTGCCGCCGCGCATGTAGGTGGCCGGCACCTTGATCTGCGGAGCGTGGGCCATGGTCATGCCGCCTGGGTCGAAGCCAGGAAGTCCTGCGCGAAGCGCTGCAGCACGCCGCCGGCCTGGTAGACCGAGACCTCCTCGTCGGAGTCGAGCCGGCAGGTCACCGGCACGCGAAGGATTTCGCCGTCGCGGCGGTTCACCACCAGGGTCAGGGTGCTGCGCGGCGTCAGCGCGCCCTCGACGTCATAGGTCTCGGTGCCGTCCAGGCCCAGGCTCAGGCGGGTGGTGCCCGGCTTGAACTCCAGCGGCAGCACGCCCATGCCGATCAGGTTGGTGCGGTGGATGCGCTCGAAGCCCTCGGCCGCGATGGCTTCCACGCCGGCCAGGCGCACGCCCTTGGCGGCCCAGTCGCGCGAGGAGCCCTGGCCGTAGTCCGCACCGGCCACGATGATCAGCGGTTGCTTGCGGCCCATGTAGGTCTCGATGGCTTCCCACATGCGCATCACGGTGCCGTCCGGCTCGACGCGGGCCAGCGAGCCCTTCTTGACCTTGCCGTCGACCACGGCCATCTCGTTGACGAGCTGCGGGTTGGCGAAGGTCGCGCGCTGCGCGGTCAGGTGGTCGCCGCGGTGGGTGGCGTAGGAGTTGAAGTCCTCCTCCGGCAGGCCCATCTTGTGCAGGTACTCGCCGGCCGCGCTGTCCATCAGGATGGCGTTGGACGGCGACAGGTGGTCGGTGGTGATGTTGTCCGGCAGCAGGGCCAGCGGGCGCATGCCCCTGAGCGTGCGCGGCCGGGCGGCCAGGGCGCCTTCGCCCTCCGTGTCCCAGTAGGGCGGGCGGCGGATGTAGGTGCTCTGCGGGCGCCAGTCGTAGAGCGGCGACGCGGCGCGCTCGGTGGCCTGCTTCGCGAACATCGGGATGTAGATGCGGTTGAACTGCTCGGGCTTGACGGCCCGCGCCACCAGCGCGTCGATGTCCTCGTCCGAAGGCCACAGGTCCTTCAGGCGGATCTCGCGGCCCTCGACCACGGCGAGCACGTCCTGCTCGATGTCGAAGCGCACGGTGCCGGCAATCGCATAGGCCACCACCAGCGGCGGCGAGGCCAGGAAGGCCTGCTTGGCATAGGGGTGGATGCGGCCGTCGAAGTTGCGGTTGCCGGAGAGCACGGCGGTCGCGTAGAGGTCGCGGTCGATGATCTCCTGCTGGATCTTCGGGTCCAGCGCGCCCGACATGCCGTTGCAGGTCGTGCAGGCGAAGGCAACGATGCCGAAGCCCAGCGCCTCCAGGTCCTCCAGCAGGCCGGCCTCCTTCAGGTAGAGCTCGACCACCTTGGAGCCGGGCGCCAGCGAGGACTTGACCCAGGGCTTGCGCACCAGGCCAAGCTGCCGCGCCTTGCGCGCCACCAGGCCGGCGGCGATCACATTGCGCGGGTTGCTGGTGTTGGTGCAGCTCGTGATGGCGGCGATGATGACCGCGCCGTCCGGGATCAGGCCCTGAGCCTCCTGTGCGCGGCCCTCGGCCAGACCGGTGGCAATGCCGCGCTCGGCCAGGGCGCTGGTCGGCAGGCGCTTGTGCGGGTTGCTCGGGCCGGCCATGTTGCGCACCACGCTGCTCAGGTCGAAGCGCAGCACGCGCTCGTACTCGACATTCGCCAGGCTGTCGGACCACAGGCCGGCCTGCTTGGCATAGGTCTCGACCAGCTTGAGCTGTTCCTCGGTGCGGCCGGTCAGGCGCAGGTAGTCCAGGGTCTGGCCGTCGATGCTGAACATCGCCGCGGTGGCGCCGTACTCGGGCGCCATGTTGGAGATGGTCGCGCGGTCGCCAATCGTGAGGCTGGCCGCACCCTCGCCATAGAACTCCAGGTAGGCGCCGACCACCTTCTGCTGGCGCAGGAAC contains:
- the prpF gene encoding 2-methylaconitate cis-trans isomerase PrpF, encoding MAHAPQIKVPATYMRGGTSKGVFFRLHELPPAAQVPGPARDRLFQRVIGSPDPYDAQIDGMGGATSSTSKCVILSKSTQPGHDVDYLYGQVSIDKDFVDWSGNCGNLSTAAGAFAIHSGFIPAERLAADGMCTVRIWQANIRKTILAHVPVRGGQVQETGDFELDGVTFPAAEIVLEFLDPSDEGEDGGALFPTGNLVDALEVPGLGTIPATMITAGIPTVFVKAADIGCTGTELREAINGDTAALRHFEALRVAGALRMGLIKTPEEAATRQHTPKIAFVAPPADYTASSGKTIAAQDVDLLVRALSMGKLHHAMMGTAAVAVGTAAAIPGTLVNLAAGGGARESVRFGHPSGTLRVGAAAEQRDGQWVVTKAIMSRSARILMEGWVRVPADGLGSARD
- the acnD gene encoding Fe/S-dependent 2-methylisocitrate dehydratase AcnD; translation: MNTAFRKPLPGTSLDYFDARAAVDALKPGAWDGLPYTARVHAENIVRKADPAIVDDCLLQLIERKRERDFPWYPARVVCHDILGQTALVDLAGLRDAIAQQGGDPAKVNPVVPVQLIVDHSLAVECGGFDPDAFQKNRDIEERRNEDRFHFINWTKTAFDNVDVIPAGNGIMHQINLEKMSPVIHAQDGVAFPDTCVGTDSHTPHVDALGVIAVGVGGLEAENVMLGRASWMRLPDIVGIELSGRRQPGITATDLVLALTEFLRQQKVVGAYLEFYGEGAASLTIGDRATISNMAPEYGATAAMFSIDGQTLDYLRLTGRTEEQLKLVETYAKQAGLWSDSLANVEYERVLRFDLSSVVRNMAGPSNPHKRLPTSALAERGIATGLAEGRAQEAQGLIPDGAVIIAAITSCTNTSNPRNVIAAGLVARKARQLGLVRKPWVKSSLAPGSKVVELYLKEAGLLEDLEALGFGIVAFACTTCNGMSGALDPKIQQEIIDRDLYATAVLSGNRNFDGRIHPYAKQAFLASPPLVVAYAIAGTVRFDIEQDVLAVVEGREIRLKDLWPSDEDIDALVARAVKPEQFNRIYIPMFAKQATERAASPLYDWRPQSTYIRRPPYWDTEGEGALAARPRTLRGMRPLALLPDNITTDHLSPSNAILMDSAAGEYLHKMGLPEEDFNSYATHRGDHLTAQRATFANPQLVNEMAVVDGKVKKGSLARVEPDGTVMRMWEAIETYMGRKQPLIIVAGADYGQGSSRDWAAKGVRLAGVEAIAAEGFERIHRTNLIGMGVLPLEFKPGTTRLSLGLDGTETYDVEGALTPRSTLTLVVNRRDGEILRVPVTCRLDSDEEVSVYQAGGVLQRFAQDFLASTQAA
- the acnA gene encoding aconitate hydratase AcnA; translation: MAKAAPAKKAPAHAFAKTLKSFSTASGKEGLFYSLPQLGKQLGVDVSRLPVSIRVVLESVLRNCDGKKVTKEHVEQLIHWKPVADRVDEIPFVVARVVLQDFTGVPLLADLAAMRNVAETMGKNPKTIEPLVPVDLVVDHSVMIDHYGSKKALDLNMKLEFERNQERYEFMKWGMQAFDTFGVVPPGFGIVHQVNLEYLARGVHKAAAARGTPAVHYPDTLVGTDSHTTMINGIGVVGWGVGGIEAEAGMLGQPVYFLTPDVVGFELTGKLREGVTATDLVLTVTEILRKHKVVGKFVEFFGEGTRTLALPDRATIANMAPEYGATMGFFPVDEKTVEYFKGTGRSKAEIEAFEAYFKAQKMYGVPGAGEIDYTSVVSLDLSTVAPSLAGPKRPQDRIELGSLASTFSELFSKPTANNGFNQPAEKLGQAFTAADGTVIHNGDVLIAAITSCTNTSNPGVLLAAGLVAKKAVEAGLKVAPHIKTSLAPGSRIVTEYLEKAGLLPYLEKLGFNVAAYGCTTCIGNAGDLTPEINEVIQKNDLVCAAVLSGNRNFEARIHPNLKANFLASPPLVVAYAIAGNVTKDLMTQPVGKGKKGKDVYLGDIWPTSDEIYALMKHAMNAKAFKANYDKVKNDPGKLWEKVKGVAGQVYTWPKSTYIAQPPFFEGFTMEPAVTESGVKGAKIMALFGDSITTDHISPAGAIKVGTPGGQFLNDNGVQKADFNSYGSRRGNHEVMMRGTFANVRVKNLMIPPKEDGSREEGGLTLLQPSGEKAFIYDAAMQYIAAGTPTVIFAGEEYGTGSSRDWAAKGTQLLGIKAVVARSFERIHRSNLVGMGVLPLQFKGEDSWETLGLTGSETIDVVLGAEIKPQSDATLVITGADGTSRKVTVTLRIDTAIEVDYYKHGGILPFVLRQLLAA